A window from Solanum stenotomum isolate F172 chromosome 7, ASM1918654v1, whole genome shotgun sequence encodes these proteins:
- the LOC125869594 gene encoding uncharacterized protein LOC125869594: MDRFPKFDMVVEAPVLLKMWYNDLNAFHKRDLNKYTGALIELINMVGWPELIEVLTGYWDNEKMVFRFGTMEITPTIEEIRDGIDTVGTGLERRVRKRENILIPNKPTLEDIVNWLGLRKDCAYWAEGSSVSFMDLYVRFGDASFYVNYNQEFRVTFREWDGIRPLAFTIALLGTMVFPHGPSLSINTRVIMLAHTLFHGHLNQGQVKYYPIAPVILSDMYRALGKCKEGHRYFQGCNLLLQWWIMSHLVKRHGTQELHTLDEHNALKSLNDMLFWADLEKRRTRERWA; encoded by the coding sequence ATGGATCGATTTCCCAAATTCGACATGGTAGTGGAAGCCCCAGTTCTGCTCAAGATGTGGTACAACGACCTCAACGCATTTCACAAAAGGGACCTCAACAAATATACAGGGGCCTTAATAGAACTCATCAACATGGTGGGATGGCCCGAACTTATTGAAGTCCTCACAGGCTATTGGGACAATGAGAAAATGGTGTTCCGATTTGGAACCATGGAAATCACCCCGACAATTGAGGAAATTCGGGACGGAATAGACACAGTCGGTACAGGGCTTGAAAGAAGGGTGAGAAAGCGGGAAAACATCTTAATCCCTAACAAGCCTACCCTCGAGGATATTGTAAACTGGCTCGGATTAAGAAAGGATTGTGCTTACTGGGCCGAAGGTTCTAGCGTTTCTTTCATGGATCTTTATGTTAGATTCGGGGATGCGAGCTTTTATGTGAATTACAACCAAGAGTTCAGGGTCACTTTCAGAGAATGGGACGGGATCAGACCTTTGGCATTTACCATCGCACTATTAGGCACCATGGTTTTCCCACACGGCCCGAGCCTCAGTATCAACACCCGAGTGATAATGCTTGCGCACACTCTATTCCACGGGCATCTGAACCAAGGGCAAGTAAAATATTATCCTATCGCACCTGTCATCCTTTCCGACATGTACCGTGCTTTGGGGAAATGCAAAGAAGGGCATCGTTACTTTCAAGGTTGcaaccttcttcttcaatggtggaTAATGAGTCACTTGGTGAAGAGAcatggaactcaagaactccataCCCTCGATGAACATAATGCTCTTAAGAGTTTGAATGACATGTTGTTCTGGGCAGActtggaaaaaagaagaactAGAGAAAGATGGGCTTAa
- the LOC125870077 gene encoding uncharacterized protein LOC125870077, with amino-acid sequence MEDKEESKVVLKLLVDEKKDQVVAAEAKVDFMDIFVSLLTLPLGTITRLIKAEAGVVGCMNNLYQSVENLAVEDLFIEHCKTMLLNPRNPYPKYCMRLKVNIDDSGSEKYYGCSGGISYLISDDLQFKRASPSTLFQMLSNVGLSDMNQIKEMNVEVGRDEELSLNIRLIKRISDYHILNKKIMLSDDMFAFTCFAVIFVNWHLQLVT; translated from the exons ATGGAAGACAAGGAAGAATCTAAGGTTGTGTTGAAGCTTTTGGTAGATGAAAAAAAGGATCAAGTTGTTGCAGCTGAAGCCAAAGTAGATTTTATGGACATATTCGTTAGCCTTCTTACTTTGCCATTGGGAACAATAACACGACTCATTAAAGCAGAGGCTGGAGTTGTTGGTTGTATGAACAACTTGTACCAAAGTGTTGAAAACCTCGCTGTGGAAGATCTGTTCATAGAGCATTGCAAAACCATGCTGCTAAATCCAAGAAATCCCTATCCGAAGTATTGTATGAGGTTGAAAGTGAACATAGATGATTCAGGCTCCGAGAAGTATTATGGGTGTTCAG GAGGGATATCATATCTAATCAGTGACGACTTGCAATTCAAGCGTGCTTCTCCAAGCACTCTTTTCCAGATGCTTTCTAATGTTGGCCTGAGTGATATGAATCAGATTAAGGAGATGAATGTAGAAGTTGGCAGGGATGAGGAATTGTCCTTAAACATCCGATTAATTAAAAGAATTAGTGATTACCACATtcttaataagaaaattatgCTTTCTGATGATATGTTTGCTTTTACATGTTTTGCTGTGATTTTCGTAAATTGGCATTTGCAGCTAGTAACATGA
- the LOC125869595 gene encoding uncharacterized protein LOC125869595 → MSESGKLSSISENGTSNNTKKLDLKLTVRKSTKKVLCAEAGNDFIDFLFNFLMIPIGSIEDVLKGSSGLRCIDNFYKSVEALDLKWFNMRPKQNSYQIEDQFKDNLKTILLKPNVATHYNSEYQLLQISEGESEFYDLYDPRQHIRGSHVPKFHKFAKEPSAFYVMDNLEVRPLSSYINYLLTSRAKCAHE, encoded by the coding sequence ATGTCCGAGTCTGGAAAGTTGTCATCCATATCTGAAAATGGAACTAGTAATAACACCAAGAAGTTGGATCTGAAGCTAACAGTAAGAAAGTCTACAAAGAAGGTCTTGTGTGCAGAAGCAGGcaatgattttattgattttctctTCAACTTCTTGATGATTCCTATAGGATCAATTGAAGATGTTCTAAAAGGGAGTTCTGGCTTGAGATGTATCGATAACTTCTATAAAAGCGTGGAGGCTTTAGATTTGAAATGGTTCAATATGCGTCCAAAGCAGAATAGTTACCAGATTGAGGATCAATTTAAGGACAACCTTAAGACAATATTACTCAAGCCCAATGTTGCCACACATTATAATTCTGAGTATCAGCTGCTACAGATTTCTGAAGGAGAATCAGAATTTTACGATTTGTATGATCCAAGGCAACATATAAGGGGTAGTCATGTTCCCAAATTTCATAAGTTTGCAAAGGAACCCTCCGCTTTCTACGTTATGGACAATTTGGAAGTAAGACCTTTGTCTTCTTACATCAACTATTTGCTTACTTCAAGAGCTAAATGTGCCCATGAATGA